A portion of the Cryptomeria japonica chromosome 5, Sugi_1.0, whole genome shotgun sequence genome contains these proteins:
- the LOC131875624 gene encoding GDSL esterase/lipase At5g03610-like isoform X1 produces the protein MDTMFSRHLFLIIVLSLFAGRGNAEKAGALFVFGDSYADTGNKDPYNQSINHPWRRPYGLTWPGYPAGRFSSGKIQTDFWGDILGLSAPIAYELLKSHDCKAIAKKIRHGVNFAVGGSGIFEDYGFKTIAQQVKQFKKLIWESQGFGSHKLSQSVVLISVAGNDYLAFLGSRNGSIEGLKDLVKPVVSGTIDAVKQLYKSGLRNFAVSNIGPFGCAPQIGKTSCDSNYDEILALHIELLKEGIEILKSDLKELSIIISDLVSAINHIFSSSAQFGFVDLFVPCCAARGRADMCGEVDQVGRALYEVCSNVDEKFYWDAGHPTQRGWNAIMWLYSNGVKVDNSSISFIEGAPNVIEWVESLGFVAYNISTKFSPK, from the exons ATGGATACCATGTTTTCTCGCCACCTCTTTCTGATAATCGTTCTCTCTTTATTTGCAG GAAGAGGCAATGCGGAGAAAGCAGGGGCGTTGTTTGTGTTTGGAGACTCCTACGCAGACACAGGAAATAAAGATCCATACAATCAAAGCATAAACCACCCATGGAGAAGACCATACGGTTTGACCTGGCCTGGCTATCCTGCTGGCAGATTTTCTTCTGGAAAAATCCAGACAGATTTTTGGG GGGATATTTTAGGACTTTCCGCTCCCATAGCTTATGAGCTGCTGAAAAGTCATGACTGTAAAGCAATTGCGAAGAAGATTAGACATGGAGTGAATTTTGCAGTCGGAGGCAGTGGAATATTTGAAGACTACGGTTTCAAAACTATAGCACAACAAGTTAAGCAGTTCAAGAAGCTGATATGGGAAAGTCAGGGGTTCGGCTCTCACAAGCTCTCGCAGTCTGTAGTTCTCATCTCTGTGGCTGGTAACGACTACCTTGCATTCCTCGGTAGCAGAAACGGCTCCATTGAG GGACTGAAAGATCTGGTGAAACCTGTGGTAAGCGGGACAATCGACGCTGTGAAACAGCTGTATAAAAGCGGGCTTAGGAATTTTGCGGTGAGTAATATCGGTCCCTTTGGGTGCGCGCCTCAGATCGGCAAAACATCCTGTGATTCAAACTACGATGAAATTTTAGCTCTTCATATAGAGTTATTGAAGGAGGGCATAGAAATCCTCAAATCGGATCTCAAGGAATTGTCCATCATAATTTCAGATTTGGTGTCTGCAATTAATCATATCTTCTCCAGTTCTGCACAATTTG GTTTTGTGGATTTGTTTGTTCCTTGTTGTGCTGCAAGAGGCAGGGCTGATATGTGCGGAGAAGTGGATCAAGTAGGGAGGGCTTTATATGAAGTGTGCTCTAACGTAGATGAAAAGTTCTACTGGGATGCAGGCCATCCAACACAGAGAGGATGGAATGCGATAATGTGGCTGTACAGTAATGGAGTGAAAGTGGATAATAGCAGTATCAGTTTTATTGAGGGGGCGCCTAACGTTATTGAGTGGGTAGAGTCACTTGGTTTTGTGGCTTACAATATCTCAACAAAGTTTTCACCTAAATAA
- the LOC131875624 gene encoding GDSL esterase/lipase At5g03610-like isoform X2, with translation MDTMFSRHLFLIIVLSLFAGRGNAEKAGALFVFGDSYADTGNKDPYNQSINHPWRRPYGLTWPGYPAGRFSSGKIQTDFWGDILGLSAPIAYELLKSHDCKAIAKKIRHGVNFAVGGSGIFEDYGFKTIAQQVKQFKKLIWESQGFGSHKLSQSVVLISVAGNDYLAFLGSRNGSIEGLKDLVKPVVSGTIDAVKQLYKSGLRNFAVLWICLFLVVLQEAGLICAEKWIK, from the exons ATGGATACCATGTTTTCTCGCCACCTCTTTCTGATAATCGTTCTCTCTTTATTTGCAG GAAGAGGCAATGCGGAGAAAGCAGGGGCGTTGTTTGTGTTTGGAGACTCCTACGCAGACACAGGAAATAAAGATCCATACAATCAAAGCATAAACCACCCATGGAGAAGACCATACGGTTTGACCTGGCCTGGCTATCCTGCTGGCAGATTTTCTTCTGGAAAAATCCAGACAGATTTTTGGG GGGATATTTTAGGACTTTCCGCTCCCATAGCTTATGAGCTGCTGAAAAGTCATGACTGTAAAGCAATTGCGAAGAAGATTAGACATGGAGTGAATTTTGCAGTCGGAGGCAGTGGAATATTTGAAGACTACGGTTTCAAAACTATAGCACAACAAGTTAAGCAGTTCAAGAAGCTGATATGGGAAAGTCAGGGGTTCGGCTCTCACAAGCTCTCGCAGTCTGTAGTTCTCATCTCTGTGGCTGGTAACGACTACCTTGCATTCCTCGGTAGCAGAAACGGCTCCATTGAG GGACTGAAAGATCTGGTGAAACCTGTGGTAAGCGGGACAATCGACGCTGTGAAACAGCTGTATAAAAGCGGGCTTAGGAATTTTGCG GTTTTGTGGATTTGTTTGTTCCTTGTTGTGCTGCAAGAGGCAGGGCTGATATGTGCGGAGAAGTGGATCAAGTAG